A genome region from Triticum aestivum cultivar Chinese Spring chromosome 2B, IWGSC CS RefSeq v2.1, whole genome shotgun sequence includes the following:
- the LOC123039948 gene encoding ankyrin repeat-containing protein NPR4 — protein MQMDRRLLKAATSGDSASMQAMASQDLSILLGTTPQGNTCLHISSIHGHEGFCVDVIALEDSLLAQTNLDGETPLVAAVRSGSVAVASALLGRYRVRRLSEAILEKDKDGCSALHHAICSGDTELALELIEAEPALSKGVNNFGDSPMYVAAARDLTSVALRLLEIGDSDHGGQFGYNALHSAVRNGNSVIVKRIMAKRPGLAKEAHKRGYTPMCTAMYRDKIDMLRLLLEHDPALGYDMTSDGYSLLQVAAHAGHVATARELLKHCPDAPCRGARVERWTCLHTSVYYGHLDFVKFVLATPQLGKLVNMQDNKGRTALHLAVENCDPKVVAALLSHKDTHTHVMNNNGTSPAWVLSGIMHRATTLNWNEVMMLMLRADPQSAPSAYNLHVHTTRLLTDASRMDAKSLTKTYTTNTSLVAILITTITFAAAFTLPGGYSSATGSEGLPIMSQKAAFKAFIISDTLAMCSSFVVAFICIVARWKDYEFLIYYRSFTRKLMWFAYVATTTAFSTGLYTVLAQRLHWLSISICVLVALLPILTKLLGEWPYLKIRFGLGRTFSSDLLDMV, from the exons ATGCAGATGGACAGACGGCTCCTGAAAGCAGCCACATCGGGTGACTCGGCGTCGATGCAGGCCATGGCTTCGCAGGATCTAAGCATTCTTCTCGGAACAACCCCGCAGGGGAACACTTGTCTCCACATATCCTCCATCCATGGCCACGAGGGGTTCTGCGTGGACGTGATCGCACTAGAGGACTCCCTGCTCGCCCAGACCAACCTGGACGGCGAGACGCCGCTTGTCGCCGCCGTGAGAAGCGGCTCCGTGGCCGTGGCTTCCGCCTTGCTCGGACGCTACCGAGTGCGGCGGTTGAGCGAGGCCATCTTGGAGAAAGACAAGGACGGATGCAGTGCGCTCCACCATGCCATCTGCAGCGGCGACACGGAGCTCGCTCTGGAGCTGATAGAAGCAGAGCCCGCCCTCTCCAAAGGTGTCAACAACTTCGGCGACTCGCCAATGTACGTTGCTGCCGCCAGAGATCTTACTAGCGTTGCCCTGAGACTGTTGGAGATTGGCGATTCTGATCACGGGGGACAGTTCGGCTACAATGCTCTCCATTCAGCAGTCAGAAATGGGAACTCAG TTATCGTTAAAAGAATCATGGCCAAACGTCCTGGGCTGGCCAAAGAAGCTCACAAGCGTGGGTATACTCCAATGTGCACGGCCATGTACCGTGACAAGATCGACATGCTACGGCTGCTGCTGGAGCATGATCCCGCTCTAGGGTATGACATGACGAGCGATGGTTATTCTCTCCTTCAGGTTGCTGCACACGCAGGTCATGTTGCCACTGCACGCGAGCTGCTTAAGCACTGCCCAGATGCTCCTTGCCGCGGAGCACGCGTTGAGCGTTGGACGTGCCTCCACACATCCGTATACTATGGTCATCTGGACTTTGTGAAATTTGTCCTCGCAACGCCACAGCTTGGCAAACTGGTCAACATGCAGGACAACAAAGGAAGAACTGCTCTGCATCTCGCTGTGGAGAACTGTGATCCAAAAGTGGTTGCTGCTTTACTGTCTCATAAGGATACACACACACATGTGATGAACAACAACGGCACGTCACCAGCTTGGGTATTGTCAGGAATCATGCATCGTGCCACGACGTTAAACTGG AATGAAGTGATGATGCTTATGCTGAGAGCTGATCCCCAAAGTGCCCCTTCAGCTTATAATCTTCATGTGCACACAACACGGCTGTTGACCGATGCATCACGGATGGATGCAAAGTCACTAACTAAAACATACACAACCAACACCTCATTAGTGGCGATCCTCATTACAACAATCACCTTTGCCGCTGCTTTCACCCTCCCCGGAGGATACAGCAGTGCTACTGGAAGCGAGGGACTTCCCATCATGTCTCAAAAGGCTGCATTCAAGGCATTCATAATCTCTGACACCTTAGCAATGTGCTCTTCATTTGTTGTCGCCTTTATATGCATCGTAGCAAGGTGGAAGgattatgagttcttgatctattaCAGATCCTTCACTAGGAAGCTCATGTGGTTTGCATACGTGGCAACAACTACGGCCTTTTCAACTGGTTTATACACAGTGCTGGCTCAACGTCTCCACTGGCTATCCATATCAATTTGTGTTTTGGTAGCTTTGTTGCCCATTCTTACTAAGTTGCTGGGCGAATGGCCTTACTTGAAGATCAGATTCGGCTTAGGTAGAACTTTCAGCTCCGATCTCCTTGACATGGTGTGA